The genome window GCAACAGCACCTTTCCTTTATCCCACAACTGTTCCAGGCGGTAATACTCGCGTTGATCTGGAGAGAACAGGTGGATGACCACATCTCCCAGGTCAACCACCATCCAGCCGTCATCTGGCAGTCCCTCTACTTTGACATCCAGGTGGAACAGTTTATGGGCGGCTTCGGAAACGCTTTCAACCAGACTTTCAATCATACGGTTGCTGGTGCCGTTGCAGAAAATGAAGTAATCGGCAAAGACGGCAATTTCGTGGATGTCCATTAAGACAATTTGTTCGCCTTTCTTTTCTTCGAGCGCGTGCACCATCGCGCGGGCAATTTCCAGTGCGTCCAGATTTCACCTCGCTTTGAAAAAGATTAGATTGAGTACGATTCTAGCATAACTTCACGGCTTTTACTGCCTATCGTTTTAAGGGCGCGGTGAAAAGCGGTGTATATACCGAACCGCCGGGCTGTAAATCACTGCGGTACAGGCGGATTTCGGTCACACGAACCACACCTAAATCGCCTACATGGGTATCGAACAGTGCATCGGCAATCTGGCGCAGTTCCAGCGCAGTGACGTTTTGAGAGACTCGCCCCAATGTGAGATGCGGGCTGTATTCGCGCTCTTCTACCGGGTATCCGAGGACGGCAGTTTCCTGATCTACACAGCGCTGCAGGTCCATCAGGGCAGGGGGAGCATGGACCCCCACCCAGATCACGCGAGGACGTTGTTTGGATGGGAAGGCGCCCAAACTGCCTACCGAAAACTGCATGGGGCTATGTCGCAAGGCTTCCTGCCGGAGCATCTGGGTCAGGGTGTTCAGATTGTTGGGCGAGACGTTGCCAAGAAACTTCAGGGTTAAGTGAATGTTTTGCGGGGGCACCCATCGCACCGCCCGCGGGGTTTTCTTTTTGAGAGAGTCCATGATCTCTCCCAATTTGTGTCGCAGGTCTTCAGGTAAGTCAATGGCAATAAAAGCACGAATAGCGTTCATCTCTCAGGGTTCTTTGACCGGTACACTGACTTCAATTTCGCCGCTTTTCTCGAATTTTAATTTCAGGTTGAGGGTATCCCCCGTTTTCAGGTCTTTTTTCAGATTCATGAGCATGATGTGCAATCCGCCCGGTTTCAGTTCCACCGTTTGCCCGGCGGGTATGGAGATTTTTTCCTGCGGTTCCATCTTCATGGTGCCGTCGTCCATCATTTGAGTCATGTGCAATTCGGTCATCATGGCGGCATCGCAGGATGCGCTGATTAGTGCGTCGTCTTCCTTGGTGGCATTCTCAATTTTCAGATAGATAGCACTGTTTCCACCTGCAACCCCCAGGCGCGCCCAGGGGTCTTGAATGGTAAGGTTGGACTGCCGGGAAGCGCATGCGCTCATCAGCAAGATCACAGAGAGAAACAATCCCAGCCCAATTCTGTGTGCAATTTTCATCATGAAATCAGCCTTTCTAAGTCTGCTTTTAGATGGTGTCTCTTTCATTTTAATGGACATTAAAGGCACGTCAAGTTGTCCCGTACATTGTTGACCTTTTGTTAAAAATCCCCCCATCGGTCATACCGATGGGGGGATACAAGTGAATCCTTCTATAGCCTATTCAGAGCAATGTCCGGGTCCGATGTATCCATTGTTGTATTGATCCAGCGTGTAGGCGAGGCTGGTGAAGAGGGCTTTGAGGTCCTTGCTCTTGGCTACCTGAGCGGTGGTGTAGGTGTTGAAGAGATCTGTTGCCTTGTTGAACGCCATCTGTACCGCTGAGGAATTTGCTCCATTAAGGAAGTTCAGTTCGGCGGCAATGTACTGGTAAGCCAGGATGTAATAAGCATTGCCTGCAGGGGGTGTCCACAGGACCTGATAGTAGGTCTTGCCGCTCAGGAAGAAGGGGGTATTTTCTCCCAGCAGAGCCCAGGTGTCGTCATATGGTGCCGGACCATACATGGAATGCGTTTTCCAGTAGCCGGGGGTCAGGGTGCAGCCGCCATAGCAGGGCACCGTCACAGCGATGGTGTGATCATCGTACAGGATAAGGTATTCAGTGCCATTCCCGTACAGGTCGGATACCAGTTTTACCTTGTTGACCACCTGATATTCTCCACAGGCTTCGTATGGTCCAATCCAGGCTTTGTAGGTGTAGGTGTAATCTTGACGGCACATGCTGAAGATTTCTGGGAGAATTGGATAACCGTTGGTATCCACTTCGTACACTGCCGCACACTGCCCGATCTCTTTGGTAGGTGCCCCAAAGGTTACAGGTGCCGTAGCGCTCCCGCCGCCCACCTTGCTGGCACTATCCACACTGACGGTGGCGGTATTGGTACGGTTGGAGCCGTCCGGCAGATCCCGGCTGTAGGTGCAGGTAAGAGTTTGACCTTTTGCCAGGGAATAAGGGAAGGTGACACCGCATGAGACATCTGCGGCAAGAGATGGGGAGATGACATCGCTTACCCCGGTGAGGATGGCAGGATAGGTTGGATCGGGGTTGTAAATGTTGATAACCCCTTCTACCTTCCAGTCTTTGTCGGTGGAACTGGCGTCAGCAGTGACGGTGTAAGTTACCTGATACGTCTGTCCGGGTGAAAGGGTCAGCGAAGTAACGTCTGCAGTTTTCTCCAGGTCCCAATCCCACTCGCGGGTGAAGGACGTCACTGCTGTTTTGCTCACTGCCACCTCGTAATCAAAACAAAACTCCACATGGCTGAGCTCGTACGGTTTCTTGGTGTTGGGATTGGTGGGAGAAACCAGCCCATTGTCGCCAAAGGACTCCGGAGAGTATGCATAGAGATTGGCATTGTTTCCACCTTTGACGATGACTGCATCTATCCCGAAGGTCGAACTCCAATCCACATAGGTACCGTCGGTGGACCAGGTCACCGTGCCGGTGCCAATAGGATAGATGCCGCCAGTCGAGTCCTCAGGATAATCGAACTTGAGCCCATAGACATAGCCCAGGTCGGTGCAACGGGGATTGTCGTCTACCCAGATAGGCTCCACCGAAGCCGCCGTGGCGCTTGGAATCAATCCGCCCAGAAAGACGGTGAACATGCCCATCATCAGCAAAGATGTCAGTACTTTACGTGTGATATTCATTTTAAACCTCCTGAAAGCAAAAGAACTTTGTCCGTTATTCTTGGTTAGAAAAACAGGTAAAAACGCCATATTGCCTTGAGAAATCACCCCCTTTCTTTCTGACAAGGTATCAGGCTGAGATGTGCAATTTCATTGGGTTTGGTTGAAAAAAGACCTGAATCCCCCTGTTTACTCTCTTTTTATTATAAGGTTTTTTCGTTTGTTTGCATTAAAAACAAGCATAATCATATGAAATTTGTCAAAAAATCCGCCTCAAAAGAAAGAAACAATCCCTTTCGGTGTTCTCAATCGCGGGTACAATAGAAAAGAGTTATCACATCGGGAAGAGTTTTATGCCATTCAAACGTATCTGGATGATTGGACTGTTTACCCTGATCCTCATTTCTCTGCGAGTCTCGCTGACGCATGCTGAACCTGTTCGGCAATCTACCTCGTTGACCTTGCTCGCTCCCGCTGGATGCC of Anaerolinea thermophila UNI-1 contains these proteins:
- the rsfS gene encoding ribosome silencing factor, translated to MVHALEEKKGEQIVLMDIHEIAVFADYFIFCNGTSNRMIESLVESVSEAAHKLFHLDVKVEGLPDDGWMVVDLGDVVIHLFSPDQREYYRLEQLWDKGKVLLRLQ
- the thpR gene encoding RNA 2',3'-cyclic phosphodiesterase: MNAIRAFIAIDLPEDLRHKLGEIMDSLKKKTPRAVRWVPPQNIHLTLKFLGNVSPNNLNTLTQMLRQEALRHSPMQFSVGSLGAFPSKQRPRVIWVGVHAPPALMDLQRCVDQETAVLGYPVEEREYSPHLTLGRVSQNVTALELRQIADALFDTHVGDLGVVRVTEIRLYRSDLQPGGSVYTPLFTAPLKR
- a CDS encoding copper chaperone PCu(A)C, which gives rise to MMKIAHRIGLGLFLSVILLMSACASRQSNLTIQDPWARLGVAGGNSAIYLKIENATKEDDALISASCDAAMMTELHMTQMMDDGTMKMEPQEKISIPAGQTVELKPGGLHIMLMNLKKDLKTGDTLNLKLKFEKSGEIEVSVPVKEP